The Roseibaca calidilacus genome includes a window with the following:
- a CDS encoding type IV secretion system protein: protein MSIVSWMVGTADGFLADAAESQFGAVASNTGTIVLLMVTLSLIGVCINMAFQFRSMDGASFFWYLIKLMLIGLFAFNWANFNAVANAVIGGLDHVAGALISSVGGGGAGATYFAGEFDRLITEFSQYLNAIGNNLNWMTGAILGGIGLVMLSLLGFMTGIVLIFAKMMLTLMLGLAPIMIALSLFDATKDFFHRWVSTTISYAFYPIVIAAMFSTVVGMANSLLAQLGDPNSATNIGSLVPFFVMVFLAKGFVAATPLIVRGISGNLMVAAAPAVVAGSTGIMRGIFNTDGVKGRARIGALTTGEVIGRGAVQAPAAVRSAAATASAQVVRMAERAKRLGP, encoded by the coding sequence GCATCGTCAGCTGGATGGTTGGAACCGCTGACGGTTTCCTTGCCGATGCCGCCGAGTCCCAGTTCGGGGCGGTGGCAAGCAATACCGGCACGATCGTCCTGCTGATGGTCACGCTCTCGCTGATCGGCGTCTGCATCAACATGGCCTTCCAGTTCCGCAGCATGGATGGGGCCAGCTTCTTCTGGTACCTGATCAAGCTGATGTTGATAGGGCTCTTCGCATTCAACTGGGCCAACTTCAACGCGGTCGCCAATGCCGTGATCGGCGGGCTCGACCACGTCGCCGGGGCCCTGATCTCCTCGGTTGGCGGCGGCGGGGCAGGGGCCACCTACTTCGCGGGCGAATTCGACCGGCTGATCACCGAGTTCAGCCAATACCTGAACGCGATAGGCAACAACCTGAACTGGATGACCGGCGCGATCCTCGGCGGGATCGGCCTTGTCATGTTGAGCCTGCTTGGTTTCATGACCGGCATCGTCCTCATCTTCGCCAAGATGATGCTCACCCTGATGCTCGGCCTTGCGCCGATCATGATCGCGCTGTCGCTCTTCGATGCGACCAAGGATTTCTTCCACAGATGGGTCTCGACGACGATCAGCTACGCCTTCTACCCCATCGTCATCGCCGCCATGTTCTCGACCGTGGTCGGTATGGCGAATTCGCTGCTGGCCCAGCTCGGTGACCCGAACTCGGCCACTAACATCGGCTCGCTGGTCCCGTTCTTCGTGATGGTGTTCCTAGCCAAGGGCTTCGTTGCGGCAACACCACTGATTGTGCGGGGGATCTCGGGGAACCTGATGGTGGCTGCGGCACCCGCTGTGGTCGCGGGATCGACCGGGATCATGCGGGGGATATTCAATACCGACGGCGTCAAGGGCAGGGCGCGGATCGGTGCGCTCACGACAGGTGAAGTGATCGGACGAGGGGCCGTTCAGGCCCCCGCGGCCGTGCGGAGCGCCGCGGCAACGGCAAGCGCGCAGGTGGTACGGATGGCCGAGAGGGCGAAGCGGCTGGGTCCGTGA